One segment of Mycolicibacterium sp. YH-1 DNA contains the following:
- a CDS encoding heavy-metal-associated domain-containing protein has protein sequence MTTTTYQVTGMSCGHCEGAITREVSQIAGVEHIDVSAATGILAVTSTGELDDAAVLAAVEEAGYAGVRA, from the coding sequence ATGACTACGACCACGTACCAAGTGACCGGAATGTCCTGTGGACATTGCGAGGGCGCGATCACCCGGGAAGTCAGCCAGATTGCAGGCGTCGAACATATCGACGTCTCGGCAGCCACCGGCATACTCGCGGTGACCAGCACGGGTGAACTCGACGACGCTGCGGTCCTGGCTGCCGTCGAGGAAGCCGGGTATGCCGGAGTGCGTGCCTGA
- a CDS encoding RND family transporter, whose translation MRTLMAAAKPSRVASAIRRVPGLMIVAWLVAMVAVSVVVPSLEKVGQANLVSLASQDAPSYKALKKLGEEFDQFGYDSMVMVLLESDTELGDEARDYYRGLVAQFKDDHEHVDHVQDFWGDRVTAGGSQSMDGKAAYVLLNMVGDQGTTPAKKSVEAVRDIVDRSNPPPGLKVYVTGPAALTMDLNSAADDSQLMMTLITFAIIALILLIIYRSFATMLLVTITVFVELSAARGVVAILGHYQVMELSNLAVNLLTMLGIAAATDYAIFFLGRYHEARAAGQDRIAAYYTTYHSVSHVVLGSGLAIAGATLCLTFTRLPYFAAVGIPNAVAMLVIVAAALTLTPAVLLVGTRFGLLESKRKITTRRWRRIGTALVRWPGPILVVTMVVSLIGLGVLPSYTVNYNDRYYVPDRMPSIQGYQASDRHFSKAKMDPDILLIVADQDLRTPANMLILDRIAKNILRVEGINKVQSITRPLGAPIDHSSIPFQVSMQSVSMTENLQFMRDRMGDMLEMTDELGAMIAIMERMHGLMQQQADITHDMVGNAKDLQATSDEMRDHMANFDDFWRPVRNYLYWEPHCANIPICFSVRSLFDGLDGIDKLSENMASMLVNMEKMDALMPQLVAQLPPMIAISKNIRSTMLTMYSSFNGMIDQISRMTDTATAMGQAFDAAKNDDYFYLPPEAFDNPDFQKGLKLLVSPDGKSAQMIITHVGDPAGPAALATTPAELTAAKEAIKSTPLEGSELYLGGTAATYHDIEEFTKYDLMIVVIAALSLILIIMLAMTRSIVAAIVIVGTIAISLGSSFGLSVLIWQHILGQQLHWFVLPITVIILLAVGSDYNLLLVSRFKEELHAGMKTSIIRGVAGSGSVATQAGLVFAITMGSMITNDLIAIGQVGSAICLGLLFDTFVIRAFMTPTVAALLGRWFWWPIKVLPTSVIGRRAAKPDDSPDEDTSEIPVPAH comes from the coding sequence ATGAGAACACTCATGGCCGCTGCCAAGCCGTCCCGCGTCGCGTCGGCCATCCGCCGGGTGCCCGGTCTGATGATCGTGGCGTGGCTGGTGGCGATGGTGGCGGTGAGCGTCGTTGTGCCGTCGCTCGAAAAGGTGGGGCAAGCGAACTTGGTCTCGCTGGCGTCCCAGGATGCGCCGTCCTACAAGGCGCTCAAGAAGCTGGGCGAAGAGTTCGATCAGTTCGGTTACGACAGCATGGTCATGGTGTTGTTGGAAAGCGACACCGAACTCGGCGACGAGGCGCGCGACTACTATCGCGGCCTGGTCGCTCAGTTCAAGGATGACCATGAGCATGTCGACCACGTTCAGGACTTCTGGGGCGACCGCGTCACCGCGGGCGGGTCGCAGAGCATGGACGGCAAGGCAGCGTACGTGCTACTGAATATGGTTGGTGACCAGGGGACTACGCCGGCCAAGAAATCCGTCGAAGCGGTACGCGATATCGTCGATCGAAGCAATCCACCGCCCGGGCTGAAGGTCTACGTCACCGGTCCGGCCGCGCTCACGATGGACCTGAATTCCGCCGCTGACGATAGCCAGCTGATGATGACGTTGATCACCTTCGCGATCATCGCTCTCATCCTGTTGATCATCTATCGCTCCTTCGCGACGATGTTGCTCGTCACGATCACAGTCTTCGTCGAGCTCAGTGCCGCGCGCGGAGTGGTTGCCATCCTCGGGCATTACCAGGTCATGGAACTGTCGAACCTCGCAGTGAACCTGCTGACGATGCTGGGGATCGCGGCAGCTACCGACTACGCAATCTTCTTCCTCGGCCGATACCACGAGGCGCGAGCGGCCGGCCAGGATCGTATTGCGGCGTATTACACGACATATCACAGCGTTTCGCATGTCGTGCTCGGGTCGGGTTTGGCGATTGCGGGTGCGACGCTCTGCCTGACGTTCACCCGGCTGCCGTACTTCGCAGCGGTGGGTATTCCCAACGCCGTGGCCATGCTTGTCATCGTCGCCGCAGCACTCACGCTCACGCCGGCGGTGCTGCTAGTGGGCACCCGCTTCGGGTTGCTCGAATCAAAGCGCAAGATCACGACCCGGCGATGGCGCCGGATCGGCACCGCCCTCGTGCGCTGGCCGGGACCGATTCTGGTCGTGACGATGGTTGTCTCGCTGATCGGTCTGGGGGTGCTGCCGTCGTACACGGTCAACTACAACGACCGGTATTACGTCCCAGACAGGATGCCTTCCATTCAGGGCTATCAGGCGTCGGACAGGCACTTCTCCAAGGCTAAAATGGACCCGGACATCCTGTTGATCGTGGCCGACCAGGATCTGCGCACCCCCGCCAACATGCTGATCCTGGACAGGATCGCGAAGAACATCCTCCGCGTCGAGGGAATCAACAAGGTACAGAGCATCACCCGGCCCTTGGGGGCGCCGATCGACCACAGTTCGATCCCGTTCCAGGTGAGCATGCAGTCGGTGTCGATGACCGAGAACTTGCAGTTCATGAGGGACCGTATGGGCGACATGCTCGAGATGACCGACGAACTCGGTGCGATGATCGCCATCATGGAACGCATGCACGGCCTCATGCAGCAACAGGCCGACATCACCCACGACATGGTCGGCAATGCGAAGGATTTGCAAGCGACTTCCGACGAAATGCGTGACCACATGGCTAATTTCGACGATTTCTGGCGGCCGGTGCGCAATTACCTGTACTGGGAACCGCACTGCGCCAACATCCCGATCTGCTTTTCGGTGCGGTCATTGTTCGACGGCCTTGACGGGATCGACAAGCTCAGCGAGAACATGGCTTCGATGCTGGTCAATATGGAGAAAATGGATGCGCTGATGCCGCAGCTGGTCGCCCAGTTGCCGCCGATGATCGCAATCTCCAAGAACATTCGGTCCACCATGCTCACCATGTACAGCAGCTTCAACGGGATGATTGACCAGATCAGTCGCATGACCGACACAGCGACCGCGATGGGTCAGGCCTTCGACGCCGCGAAGAACGACGACTACTTCTACCTGCCGCCGGAGGCCTTCGACAACCCGGACTTCCAGAAGGGCCTCAAGCTGCTGGTATCACCGGATGGCAAGTCCGCGCAGATGATCATCACGCATGTGGGTGATCCGGCGGGACCTGCGGCGCTCGCCACGACACCGGCGGAGCTGACGGCGGCGAAGGAAGCCATCAAGAGCACGCCGCTGGAGGGATCCGAACTGTATCTCGGCGGTACCGCCGCGACGTATCACGACATCGAGGAGTTCACGAAGTACGACCTGATGATCGTCGTGATCGCGGCGCTCAGTCTCATCCTGATCATCATGCTGGCCATGACGAGAAGCATCGTCGCGGCCATAGTGATCGTCGGAACGATCGCGATCTCGCTGGGTTCGTCGTTCGGGCTCTCGGTGCTCATCTGGCAGCACATTCTCGGCCAGCAGCTGCACTGGTTCGTGCTACCGATCACGGTCATCATCTTGTTGGCTGTGGGATCGGACTACAACCTGCTGCTGGTGTCCCGGTTCAAGGAAGAGCTGCACGCCGGCATGAAAACGTCGATCATCCGCGGGGTTGCCGGTTCCGGGAGCGTGGCCACACAGGCGGGCCTGGTGTTCGCGATAACCATGGGCTCGATGATCACCAACGACCTGATCGCCATCGGTCAGGTGGGATCCGCGATCTGTCTGGGCCTGTTGTTCGACACCTTCGTGATCCGCGCGTTCATGACCCCGACGGTTGCGGCGCTGCTGGGTCGCTGGTTCTGGTGGCCGATCAAGGTGCTCCCCACCTCGGTGATTGGTCGGAGGGCCGCCAAACCCGACGATTCCCCCGACGAGGACACCAGCGAGATCCCGGTTCCGGCCCACTGA
- a CDS encoding MmpS family transport accessory protein produces MFRVMQRMWIPMVVVVVVAIAVFAVIRLHGVAGSTTDDPSAIRDGSEPVIPKDVIYEVFGPAGTTGQANFLDEHAQPQHANFTTLPWSYTISTKLMSVFANVVAQGDSGTLGCRITVNGVVRDEQSVTAHNAQVFCLVKSA; encoded by the coding sequence ATGTTTAGGGTCATGCAGCGGATGTGGATACCGATGGTCGTGGTGGTGGTGGTTGCGATCGCTGTGTTCGCGGTGATTCGGCTGCATGGGGTGGCCGGTTCGACAACGGATGATCCGAGCGCCATCAGGGATGGATCCGAACCCGTCATTCCCAAAGACGTAATCTATGAGGTGTTCGGTCCCGCGGGAACGACGGGCCAGGCGAACTTCCTCGACGAGCATGCTCAGCCGCAGCACGCGAACTTCACGACATTGCCGTGGTCGTACACGATCTCGACGAAACTGATGTCGGTCTTCGCCAATGTGGTCGCGCAGGGGGACAGCGGCACGCTTGGCTGCCGGATCACCGTCAACGGCGTGGTCCGCGACGAGCAATCGGTGACCGCCCATAACGCGCAGGTGTTCTGCTTGGTGAAGTCCGCATGA
- a CDS encoding MFS transporter produces MSVASPPPSRRWWALALIATAQFIVIMDTSIIGVALPRMQEDLGFSQENLSWVFNAYVVAFGGLLLLGGRLSDVFGARRMFSVGWGILLVGSAVAGLAGTVGVELAGRAVQGAGAALIAPSALTLLMMFFGSDPRELTKALALYGAAAPTGGTAGVFLGGVITEYVSWPWVFYINIPVAALALVAAPALMPAGGTSARGAVDVAGALTVTGGLGAAVYAIVRAPEVGWGSVQTWGVLAISVVLLGIFVGVQASRREPLMRLTIFRTPNLGAANIAQLLLGGAWIPMWFFLNLYLQQVLGYSAFPSGAALLPMTLLIMIGMIALAPRAINRFGPKTMIVTGLVILAIGMGWLSLIRPDGNFWADVLPASLVAALGMSLAFIPSLGTAISSARPEEGGLAAGIVNTSYQVGSALGLAAMTAIAASYGADQLGDPSALTDGFSSAFLGAGLVALTGAVIAALTLRTPQPEGPVPGSKSAAEHA; encoded by the coding sequence ATGTCAGTCGCATCACCTCCCCCCTCCCGGCGTTGGTGGGCACTCGCACTGATCGCCACAGCTCAGTTCATAGTCATCATGGACACCTCGATCATCGGTGTCGCATTGCCCCGTATGCAGGAAGATCTCGGCTTCTCGCAGGAGAATTTGTCCTGGGTGTTCAACGCCTACGTGGTCGCTTTCGGCGGATTGCTCTTGCTCGGCGGTCGCCTGTCCGATGTCTTCGGGGCTCGCCGGATGTTCAGTGTGGGATGGGGCATCCTTCTGGTCGGGTCTGCCGTGGCCGGCCTCGCTGGCACCGTGGGCGTCGAACTTGCCGGCCGGGCCGTGCAGGGCGCCGGGGCGGCTCTCATCGCTCCGTCGGCCCTGACCCTTTTGATGATGTTCTTCGGTTCAGACCCGCGTGAGTTGACGAAGGCCCTGGCTCTTTACGGCGCCGCGGCCCCAACCGGGGGCACGGCGGGTGTGTTTCTCGGCGGCGTGATCACCGAGTACGTGTCGTGGCCATGGGTCTTCTACATCAACATTCCGGTCGCGGCGCTCGCGCTTGTCGCCGCGCCAGCGCTGATGCCTGCGGGTGGCACCAGCGCCAGGGGCGCCGTCGACGTAGCAGGCGCGCTCACAGTCACCGGGGGTCTCGGCGCGGCGGTGTACGCCATCGTCCGGGCTCCCGAGGTCGGATGGGGCTCCGTTCAGACGTGGGGCGTGCTCGCCATCTCGGTCGTCCTGCTTGGAATCTTCGTCGGAGTGCAGGCGTCCCGTCGTGAACCGTTGATGCGCCTGACCATCTTCCGTACGCCGAACCTGGGTGCGGCCAACATCGCACAGCTGCTGCTCGGCGGTGCGTGGATCCCGATGTGGTTCTTCCTCAACCTGTACCTGCAGCAGGTTCTCGGCTACAGCGCCTTCCCCTCCGGTGCCGCCCTGCTGCCGATGACCCTCCTCATCATGATCGGAATGATCGCCCTCGCGCCGCGCGCGATCAACCGCTTCGGACCCAAGACCATGATCGTGACCGGCCTGGTGATTCTCGCCATCGGCATGGGTTGGCTGTCCCTCATCCGGCCTGATGGCAACTTCTGGGCCGACGTCCTGCCCGCGTCACTCGTGGCGGCACTCGGTATGTCGCTCGCCTTCATACCCTCACTCGGAACCGCCATCTCGTCCGCCCGGCCCGAAGAGGGCGGCCTCGCGGCGGGGATCGTCAACACTAGCTACCAGGTCGGTTCCGCACTCGGCCTAGCGGCCATGACTGCCATCGCCGCTTCCTACGGCGCGGACCAGCTCGGCGACCCATCCGCGCTCACCGACGGCTTCTCGTCCGCCTTCCTCGGGGCCGGTCTGGTCGCCCTCACGGGGGCAGTGATCGCTGCACTGACCCTCCGCACGCCACAGCCCGAAGGTCCCGTTCCCGGCAGCAAATCCGCTGCAGAGCACGCCTGA
- a CDS encoding universal stress protein, which produces MTTAPVLIAYDGSPDARTAIDEVARLLPGAEAVVLYARQPMEGLAAHLEGHPALEDLRGIEEAGLDASERIAFEGSERARAAGLDAMPQVLSRMATASEAIVQAADEIDAALIVLGSRGRRGLWSAVLGSTSVNVLHHARRPTLVVPSEAVVSARQRPSKPEPDARHA; this is translated from the coding sequence ATGACCACAGCGCCTGTTCTGATCGCATACGACGGCTCTCCCGACGCGCGCACGGCAATTGACGAAGTCGCCAGGCTCCTCCCTGGCGCTGAGGCGGTTGTCTTGTACGCCCGCCAGCCGATGGAAGGCCTCGCAGCTCACCTCGAAGGGCATCCCGCCCTGGAGGACCTTCGGGGTATCGAAGAAGCCGGCCTCGACGCCTCCGAACGGATCGCGTTCGAAGGCTCGGAGCGTGCGCGCGCCGCCGGTTTGGACGCCATGCCGCAGGTGTTGTCCAGGATGGCCACCGCATCGGAGGCGATCGTGCAGGCCGCCGATGAGATCGACGCGGCCCTCATCGTCCTCGGCTCCCGAGGCCGCCGTGGGCTGTGGTCGGCCGTGCTCGGCAGCACATCGGTAAACGTGCTCCACCATGCCCGCCGACCAACCCTGGTCGTACCGTCCGAGGCAGTCGTCTCTGCCCGGCAGCGGCCAAGCAAGCCGGAACCCGACGCCCGGCACGCCTGA
- a CDS encoding DUF732 domain-containing protein, with translation MFKTKLAVLSASVASVAALALATPAQADPDSAFAKELHGYGIYGQKDFNAWIGKIACKRLDRDVDVTARDSAEFVSDQLLRGTSTEQAWQFLGAAMNYYCPDKRVLLTAQ, from the coding sequence ATGTTCAAGACCAAGTTGGCCGTGTTGTCTGCGAGTGTCGCATCTGTTGCCGCACTCGCGTTGGCCACTCCGGCACAGGCCGATCCGGATAGTGCGTTCGCCAAGGAGTTGCATGGCTACGGGATCTACGGGCAGAAGGACTTCAACGCCTGGATCGGCAAGATCGCCTGCAAGCGCCTCGACCGCGACGTCGATGTAACCGCCCGGGACTCGGCCGAGTTCGTCTCTGATCAACTGCTGCGCGGCACCAGCACCGAACAGGCCTGGCAATTCCTCGGCGCGGCAATGAATTACTACTGCCCTGACAAACGCGTGCTACTCACCGCACAGTAG
- a CDS encoding DUF5078 domain-containing protein → MKIKKLSLAALAAAAALTLAPTASADATEDYPIPRRILHTPCTAEQILAATRDTNPVYYERYLIDYNNKSPEVHRAVQDRIHWFFAMDYAGRRQYSENTATNAFYERLAWNWPNWAKIFFNNKGVVAASTAVCMNYPPDDMSVWVW, encoded by the coding sequence ATGAAGATCAAGAAGCTGAGCCTCGCGGCCCTGGCCGCGGCCGCCGCCCTGACCCTCGCCCCCACCGCGTCGGCCGACGCCACCGAGGACTACCCGATCCCGCGGAGGATCCTGCACACCCCGTGCACCGCGGAACAGATCCTGGCCGCCACCCGCGACACCAACCCGGTCTACTACGAGCGCTACCTGATCGACTACAACAACAAGTCCCCCGAGGTGCACCGCGCTGTGCAGGACCGCATCCACTGGTTCTTCGCCATGGACTACGCGGGCCGTCGCCAGTACTCCGAGAACACAGCCACCAACGCCTTCTATGAGCGATTGGCATGGAACTGGCCCAACTGGGCCAAGATCTTCTTCAACAACAAGGGCGTCGTCGCAGCGTCCACCGCGGTCTGCATGAACTACCCGCCCGACGATATGTCGGTCTGGGTCTGGTGA
- a CDS encoding metal-sensitive transcriptional regulator yields the protein MTTAHGYTANKDNYAKRLRRIEGQVRGIAKMIDDDKYCIDVLTQISAVNSAMRSVALGLLDEHLDHCVTRAVAEGGDEANAKLAEASAAIARLVRS from the coding sequence ATGACAACCGCACACGGATATACGGCGAACAAAGACAACTACGCTAAGCGGCTGCGCCGTATCGAAGGCCAGGTTCGCGGCATCGCCAAGATGATCGACGACGACAAGTACTGCATCGATGTCCTGACCCAGATCAGCGCGGTCAACAGCGCCATGCGCTCGGTGGCGCTGGGCCTGCTCGATGAGCACCTCGACCATTGCGTGACCCGGGCGGTCGCCGAGGGCGGCGACGAGGCCAACGCGAAGCTGGCTGAGGCCTCCGCTGCCATCGCGCGACTCGTACGTTCCTGA
- a CDS encoding GAP family protein yields MPALLLPLAGFAFLDSLNVLNLGVTTAVVYDSRLGRRSPLPAGLSFVGGVFVATSTFGIGAVLGLTFLTTQVDIEVTPTVRYWGQLALGLVLIAVAALTGSARGPKPPDWALQAARRNPWLFGVVGLVVGLGQAATSVPFLTALALISARNPLPSGWPFYVFAYCAMALVPALLMLALSVRKTMRARRLQRTLVRVLGRYAPVVVRTLFMVIGLVLVGDALMHYADLW; encoded by the coding sequence ATGCCGGCACTTCTCCTGCCCCTCGCGGGGTTCGCGTTCCTCGACTCGCTCAACGTCCTCAACCTGGGCGTGACGACCGCGGTCGTGTACGACAGCCGGCTGGGCCGTCGCTCTCCGCTGCCCGCGGGGCTGAGCTTCGTGGGCGGTGTGTTCGTCGCCACGTCGACCTTCGGCATCGGTGCCGTGCTGGGCCTGACGTTCCTCACCACGCAGGTCGACATCGAGGTGACACCGACCGTCCGATACTGGGGGCAGCTCGCTCTGGGGCTGGTGCTGATCGCCGTCGCCGCCCTCACCGGTTCGGCACGGGGGCCCAAGCCGCCTGACTGGGCGCTGCAGGCGGCCCGGCGCAATCCGTGGCTGTTCGGCGTCGTCGGCCTGGTGGTGGGGTTGGGGCAGGCGGCCACCTCAGTGCCCTTCCTGACCGCGCTGGCGCTGATCTCGGCCCGCAATCCGCTGCCGTCGGGCTGGCCGTTCTACGTATTCGCCTACTGCGCAATGGCCTTGGTGCCTGCGCTGCTGATGCTCGCATTGTCGGTGCGCAAGACCATGCGCGCGCGGCGACTGCAACGCACGCTGGTTCGGGTGCTCGGGCGGTACGCGCCGGTGGTGGTTCGCACGCTGTTCATGGTTATCGGTCTGGTTCTCGTCGGTGACGCGCTGATGCACTACGCCGACCTGTGGTGA
- a CDS encoding MoxR family ATPase, giving the protein MTAARTQLDRRDLDAAQATVNAVAAAFSAKVVGQLHLRESMLIALLAGGHLLVESVPGLAKTLAARVVAESVHGAFRRIQCTPDLLPSDIVGTQIYEAATNSFVTQLGPVHANIVLLDEINRSSAKTQSAMLEAMEERQTTIAGVEHLIAEPFLVIATQNPVDQEGTYPLSEAQTDRFMLKDVVRYPSAEEEVEVISRMDAGLYDREHRASPVVGLAEVRHAQHVAGSVHMDRSLIEYASRLVEVTRFPDDFLSAGIARVIEYGASPRATIAFCRTARALAMLRGRDHVVPDDIASLAHRVLRHRLILGFEAASARITSDVVVDAVLHAVRVP; this is encoded by the coding sequence ATGACCGCAGCCCGAACACAGCTGGATCGGCGTGATCTCGATGCCGCGCAAGCCACGGTGAACGCCGTCGCCGCGGCGTTCTCCGCCAAGGTGGTGGGTCAGCTGCATCTGCGGGAGTCGATGCTGATCGCCCTGCTCGCGGGTGGTCACCTGCTGGTGGAGAGCGTGCCGGGCCTGGCCAAGACCCTTGCCGCGCGTGTCGTGGCGGAATCCGTCCATGGCGCGTTCCGCCGCATCCAGTGCACGCCGGACCTGCTGCCCAGCGATATCGTCGGCACCCAGATCTACGAGGCCGCCACCAACTCGTTCGTCACGCAGCTCGGCCCGGTGCACGCCAACATCGTGTTGCTCGACGAGATCAACCGGTCCAGCGCGAAGACCCAGAGCGCAATGCTGGAGGCGATGGAGGAGCGGCAAACCACGATCGCCGGTGTCGAGCACCTCATCGCCGAGCCGTTCCTGGTCATCGCCACCCAGAATCCGGTGGACCAGGAGGGCACCTACCCGTTGTCGGAGGCCCAGACCGACCGCTTCATGCTCAAGGACGTCGTCCGCTATCCGTCCGCCGAGGAGGAGGTCGAGGTCATCTCCCGGATGGACGCGGGCCTGTACGACCGGGAGCATCGCGCATCACCGGTGGTCGGGCTGGCGGAGGTGCGCCACGCGCAGCACGTGGCGGGATCGGTGCACATGGACCGCTCGCTGATCGAGTACGCCAGCCGCCTGGTCGAGGTGACCCGGTTCCCCGACGATTTCCTGTCCGCCGGGATCGCCCGCGTGATCGAGTACGGCGCCAGCCCCCGCGCGACCATCGCGTTCTGCCGCACTGCCCGCGCCCTGGCGATGCTGCGTGGCCGCGACCACGTCGTGCCCGACGACATCGCATCGCTGGCTCACCGGGTGCTGCGGCACCGCCT